The following are encoded together in the Salvia hispanica cultivar TCC Black 2014 chromosome 6, UniMelb_Shisp_WGS_1.0, whole genome shotgun sequence genome:
- the LOC125192503 gene encoding small ubiquitin-related modifier 5-like, translating to MGDSKITIGFINQARDEVYMLVRGNIQIKKVLQSYCDEKHLEYGTVDFYLEGNRVPRRGTVAQAGLKENDMIDVVAPVFGGGPSNPSC from the exons ATGGGTGATTCAAAAATTACGATTGGCTTCATCAATCAG GCTCGGGATGAAGTGTACATGTTGGTTAGGGgcaatatacaaataaaaaaggtgcTACAAAGTTATTGTGATGAAAAACATTTGGAGTATGGAACTGTGGATTTCTACCTTGAGGGTAATCGTGTTCCTCGTAGAGGAACTGTTGCTCAG GCTGGATTGAAGGAGAATGatatgattgatgttgtggcACCAGTCTTTGGAGGTGGGCCTTCAAATCCAAGCTGCTGA